Sequence from the Thermococcus sp. M39 genome:
GGCCTTTCTTATTTCATCGAGGCCGAACTCTTTCACGTCTCTGGATATCTGGGAGTAGACTCTTACCCTCTCGTCCTTCTGGGCATGGAGAACCGTGTAGAGGTCTATTGCCATTGGCAT
This genomic interval carries:
- a CDS encoding galactokinase family protein, with the translated sequence MYRVDSPGRINLIGEHTDYSLGYVMPMAIDLYTVLHAQKDERVRVYSQISRDVKEFGLDEIRKA